The following are encoded in a window of Arthrobacter woluwensis genomic DNA:
- a CDS encoding Vgb family protein, whose product MATTPHDQGVERHATGHPTIDRQVVEHSVPGSGPYAITTGPDGALWYTLEGSGEIGRLVPGGFPATFQLAAGSGPTIITTGPDGAMWFTEYRANAIGRITLDGAVTEYPLNDCGPYGIAAGPDGALWFTETKTGRIGRITTDGQLTGYPLPDPASFPSAITSGPDGALWFTMNQANSIGRITADGVVTHYPLPTPGAAPVGITAGDDGVLWFAEIAAGQIGRITAEGHITEYALPDRDGRPHAIVDGGSPDGGSVLWFSEWAGNRIGAISPSGHVVASFDLPTPGAEPHGLTIGPDGACWVALQHGALARLSPPS is encoded by the coding sequence ATGGCCACCACTCCACATGACCAAGGGGTCGAGCGTCACGCTACCGGGCACCCGACGATCGACCGGCAGGTGGTCGAACACTCGGTTCCCGGTTCAGGCCCCTATGCGATCACCACCGGCCCCGACGGTGCCCTCTGGTACACGCTGGAAGGGAGCGGGGAGATCGGCCGCTTGGTACCAGGCGGGTTTCCCGCCACGTTCCAGCTCGCCGCAGGCAGTGGGCCCACGATCATCACCACGGGTCCCGACGGGGCGATGTGGTTCACCGAGTACCGGGCGAATGCCATCGGCCGCATCACCCTCGACGGTGCCGTGACCGAGTACCCGCTGAACGATTGCGGCCCCTATGGCATCGCTGCTGGTCCTGACGGGGCACTGTGGTTCACCGAGACCAAAACGGGGCGCATCGGCCGGATCACCACTGACGGTCAGCTCACCGGGTATCCATTGCCTGATCCAGCGAGCTTCCCTTCAGCGATCACCAGCGGCCCCGACGGCGCCTTGTGGTTCACGATGAACCAGGCCAACTCGATCGGAAGGATCACCGCTGACGGTGTGGTCACCCACTACCCGTTGCCCACTCCGGGCGCCGCCCCTGTCGGGATCACTGCGGGAGACGATGGAGTCCTGTGGTTCGCCGAGATCGCCGCGGGACAGATCGGCAGGATCACCGCCGAGGGCCACATCACCGAGTACGCGCTCCCGGACAGGGACGGACGCCCGCACGCGATCGTCGACGGCGGCTCGCCTGACGGCGGGAGCGTCCTCTGGTTCAGTGAGTGGGCAGGAAACCGCATCGGCGCCATCAGCCCGAGCGGTCACGTCGTCGCCTCCTTCGACCTGCCAACACCGGGCGCGGAGCCGCACGGGCTCACCATCGGGCCGGACGGCGCATGCTGGGTCGCCCTCCAGCACGGAGCCCTGGCCCGCCTTTCGCCGCCTTCCTGA